Proteins encoded by one window of Streptomyces sp. ALI-76-A:
- the eccCa gene encoding type VII secretion protein EccCa, whose amino-acid sequence MPEGQLTLQEPPVLSETVPDTSAIWTYLPMALMSVSMMLMFLRPGGGNGVFMYLAMGVMALSAGAMLLGQLMRRSSERKQRLKGERRDYLRYLAQTRKRVRATIVEQQRALAWRHPEPASLRSLARTSRLWERRPADEDFGEVRLAVGEQQLALTLQPVSTRPVEDLEPLCAHALRRFIRAYSTIPEQPLGLYLRSSARVLLRPEGTDGEEPAEPGVAPHAANGAPATDADADAVRALVRAALGQLAVFHAPEELWLAVCVSDERRPDWEWVKWLPHALHPYEEDGAGQVRRITADLTELDDLLGAEFAERPGFDPDARPGRDEPYTVVVLDGVSVPEGHRWEGHGYRNAVVLDVSGALRWRPGRNTLRLTVGPDQVNLVRTDRSRKERSVPLGRPDRLGPLGAESLARLLTSRRISLGTDIAQPLDTDVELTTLLGIPDLHRHEPRTLFERHTGSARLRVPVAVGVDGRPVELDIKESAQGGMGPHGMLIGATGSGKSELLRTLVLGLALTNSSETLNFVLVDFKGGATFLGLEELPHTSAVITNLADEVALVERMQDALHGELMRRQELLRSAGNYTSALEYERARAAGVDLTPLPSLFVVVDEFSELLSAHREFMDLFVMIGRLGRSLGVHLLLASQRLDEGRMHQLESHLSYRVGLRTFSAMESRGVLGVPDAYQLPAQPGNGYLKSGVESLTRFRAAYSSGTYRRRTGAVVRARVASQVVPWTSGWVVPRTLEAAPEPEPETEETDDEETLLDVALDRLRDSGPAAHQVWLPPLDTPSPLDALLPGLSPDPERGLTSRWPGTGKLRVPVGLVDKPFEQRRDPLVVDLSGAGGHVAIAGGSQSGKSTLARTLIGALALTHTPAEIQFYCLDFGGGGLSQFAALPHVGGVAARLNPERVHRAVAEVMTLLARREQFFVDHTVDSMQSYRRRRAAGEFPDEPFGDVFMVVDGWSTVRQDYDDLIPKFNELAARGLNYGIHLIITTTRWVELSAQVRDQAATRLELRMGDPMDSEIDTRKARSVPRSGGRGITADSKMHFLAGLPRLDGSGSLDDLGEGVAHLVAEVSRHWSGASAPQVRMLPHRLPLAELPAPEATEGGGMRLPLGIDQDALEPVWHDFSRTPHLIVVGDTESGKTNLLRRVTEGITARYAPTEAKIIVVDYRRTLVDTVPEEYRIGHVISLDNLKETIEGAARAMKTRVPGADIAPGRMRQCDWWTGPRLFILVDDYDMVSSNSFQSPFEPLFEHLTLGFEMGLHLVVARSAMGAGRGLSDALLRRLDESNNPAVLLSCPPTEGRLFGNAKPRNLPPGRALHIARRRERLMQTALVEESPGQGR is encoded by the coding sequence ATGCCCGAGGGCCAATTGACCCTCCAGGAGCCGCCGGTCCTCTCCGAGACGGTGCCCGACACCTCGGCGATATGGACCTATCTGCCGATGGCGCTGATGTCGGTGTCGATGATGCTGATGTTCCTGCGTCCCGGCGGCGGGAACGGCGTCTTCATGTACCTGGCGATGGGCGTCATGGCGCTGTCCGCCGGTGCCATGCTGCTGGGGCAGCTGATGCGCCGCTCCAGCGAGCGCAAGCAGCGCCTGAAGGGCGAACGCCGCGACTACCTCCGCTATCTGGCGCAGACCCGCAAGCGGGTCCGGGCCACCATCGTGGAGCAGCAGCGGGCGCTCGCCTGGCGCCACCCGGAGCCCGCCTCGCTCCGCTCGCTGGCCCGCACCTCACGCCTGTGGGAACGCCGCCCGGCCGACGAGGACTTCGGCGAGGTCCGGCTCGCGGTCGGTGAGCAGCAGCTCGCACTCACCCTGCAACCGGTCTCCACCCGCCCGGTGGAGGACCTCGAACCGCTCTGCGCGCACGCCCTGCGCCGCTTCATCCGCGCCTACTCCACCATCCCCGAACAGCCCCTGGGCCTGTACCTGCGCTCCTCGGCCCGGGTGCTGCTGCGCCCGGAGGGGACCGACGGCGAGGAACCCGCCGAGCCGGGCGTCGCGCCGCACGCGGCGAACGGCGCCCCCGCGACCGACGCCGACGCCGACGCCGTACGCGCCCTCGTGCGGGCCGCGCTCGGCCAGCTCGCGGTGTTCCACGCGCCCGAGGAGCTGTGGCTGGCGGTCTGCGTGAGCGACGAGCGGCGGCCCGACTGGGAGTGGGTCAAGTGGCTGCCGCACGCCCTGCACCCGTACGAGGAGGACGGCGCCGGCCAGGTCCGCCGGATCACCGCCGACCTCACCGAACTGGACGACCTGCTCGGCGCCGAGTTCGCCGAGCGCCCCGGCTTCGACCCGGACGCCCGGCCCGGCCGGGACGAGCCCTACACCGTCGTGGTCCTGGACGGCGTCAGCGTCCCCGAGGGGCACCGCTGGGAGGGGCACGGTTACCGCAACGCCGTGGTCCTCGACGTCTCCGGGGCGCTGCGCTGGCGGCCCGGCCGCAACACGCTGCGGCTGACCGTCGGGCCGGACCAGGTGAACCTGGTGCGCACCGACCGCAGCCGCAAGGAGCGGTCCGTACCACTCGGCCGCCCGGACCGGCTCGGCCCGCTCGGTGCCGAGTCGCTGGCCCGGCTGCTCACCTCACGGCGGATCAGCCTGGGCACCGACATCGCGCAGCCGCTGGACACCGACGTCGAGCTGACCACCCTGCTCGGCATCCCCGATCTGCACCGGCACGAGCCGCGCACCCTCTTCGAGCGGCACACCGGCTCCGCCCGGCTGCGGGTGCCGGTCGCGGTCGGCGTGGACGGCCGCCCGGTGGAACTGGACATCAAGGAGTCCGCGCAAGGGGGCATGGGCCCGCACGGCATGCTCATCGGCGCCACCGGCTCCGGCAAGAGCGAACTGCTGCGCACCCTCGTCCTCGGCCTCGCCCTGACCAACTCCTCCGAGACCCTCAACTTCGTCCTGGTCGACTTCAAGGGCGGCGCCACCTTCCTCGGTCTGGAGGAACTCCCGCACACCTCCGCGGTCATCACCAACCTCGCCGACGAGGTCGCTCTGGTGGAGCGCATGCAGGACGCCCTGCACGGCGAACTCATGCGGCGCCAGGAGCTGTTGCGCTCCGCCGGCAACTACACCTCCGCCCTGGAGTACGAGCGGGCCCGCGCCGCCGGGGTTGACCTCACCCCGCTGCCCAGCCTGTTCGTGGTGGTCGACGAGTTCAGCGAACTGCTCTCCGCGCACCGGGAGTTCATGGACCTGTTCGTGATGATCGGCCGCCTCGGCCGCTCCCTCGGGGTGCACCTGCTGCTCGCCTCGCAGCGCCTGGACGAGGGCCGCATGCACCAGTTGGAGAGCCACCTGTCGTACCGCGTCGGTCTGCGCACCTTCTCCGCCATGGAGAGCCGGGGCGTGCTCGGCGTGCCGGACGCCTACCAGCTCCCGGCCCAGCCCGGCAACGGCTACCTGAAGTCCGGCGTGGAGTCCCTGACCCGGTTCCGCGCCGCCTACTCCTCCGGCACCTACCGGCGCCGCACCGGCGCGGTGGTCCGGGCCCGGGTGGCCAGCCAGGTGGTGCCGTGGACCAGCGGCTGGGTGGTGCCGCGCACCCTGGAGGCGGCGCCCGAACCGGAGCCGGAGACGGAGGAGACCGACGACGAGGAGACCCTCCTCGACGTGGCCCTCGACCGCCTGCGCGACTCCGGCCCCGCCGCCCACCAGGTGTGGCTGCCGCCGCTGGACACGCCGTCACCGCTGGACGCCCTGCTGCCCGGCCTCTCCCCCGACCCCGAGCGCGGCCTCACCTCCCGCTGGCCCGGCACCGGCAAGCTGCGGGTCCCGGTCGGCCTGGTGGACAAGCCCTTCGAGCAGCGCCGCGACCCGCTGGTCGTGGACCTGTCCGGGGCGGGCGGCCATGTCGCCATCGCGGGCGGTTCGCAGAGCGGCAAGTCCACTCTCGCCCGCACCCTGATCGGCGCCCTCGCCCTCACCCACACCCCCGCCGAGATCCAGTTCTACTGCCTCGACTTCGGCGGCGGCGGCCTGTCGCAGTTCGCCGCGCTCCCGCACGTCGGCGGCGTCGCCGCGCGGCTCAACCCGGAGCGGGTGCACCGGGCGGTGGCCGAGGTGATGACGCTGCTCGCCCGCCGCGAGCAGTTCTTCGTGGACCACACCGTCGACTCCATGCAGTCCTACCGCCGCCGCCGGGCCGCCGGGGAGTTCCCCGACGAGCCCTTCGGCGACGTGTTCATGGTGGTCGACGGCTGGTCCACGGTCCGCCAGGACTACGACGACCTGATCCCGAAGTTCAACGAACTCGCCGCCCGCGGCCTCAACTACGGCATCCACCTGATCATCACCACCACCCGCTGGGTGGAGCTGTCCGCCCAGGTCCGCGACCAGGCCGCCACCCGCCTCGAACTGCGGATGGGCGACCCGATGGATTCCGAGATCGACACCCGCAAGGCCCGCTCGGTGCCGCGCAGCGGGGGCCGCGGCATCACCGCCGACAGCAAGATGCACTTCCTGGCCGGCCTGCCCCGCCTCGACGGCAGCGGCTCCCTGGACGACCTCGGTGAGGGCGTCGCCCACCTGGTCGCCGAGGTCTCGCGGCACTGGTCCGGCGCGTCCGCACCGCAGGTCCGGATGCTGCCGCACCGGCTCCCGCTCGCCGAGCTTCCCGCGCCCGAGGCCACCGAGGGCGGCGGGATGCGCCTGCCGCTGGGTATCGACCAGGACGCCCTGGAACCGGTCTGGCACGACTTCAGCCGCACCCCGCACCTGATCGTGGTCGGCGACACCGAGAGCGGCAAGACCAACCTGCTGCGCCGCGTCACCGAGGGCATCACCGCCCGGTACGCCCCCACCGAGGCGAAGATCATCGTGGTGGACTACCGCCGCACGCTGGTGGACACCGTGCCCGAGGAGTACCGCATCGGGCACGTGATCTCCCTGGACAACCTGAAGGAGACCATCGAGGGCGCGGCCCGCGCGATGAAGACCCGTGTGCCCGGCGCCGACATCGCCCCCGGCCGGATGCGTCAGTGCGACTGGTGGACCGGCCCACGCCTGTTCATCCTGGTCGACGACTACGACATGGTCTCCAGCAACTCCTTCCAGAGTCCCTTCGAGCCCCTCTTCGAGCACCTGACCCTCGGCTTCGAGATGGGTCTGCACCTGGTCGTCGCCCGCAGTGCCATGGGCGCCGGCCGCGGTCTCAGCGACGCGCTCCTGCGCCGTCTCGACGAGTCCAACAACCCCGCCGTCCTGCTGTCCTGCCCGCCCACCGAAGGCCGCCTGTTCGGCAACGCCAAGCCCCGTAACCTGCCCCCCGGCCGGGCCCTGCACATCGCCCGCCGCCGGGAGCGGCTGATGCAGACGGCACTGGTGGAGGAGAGCCCGGGACAGGGCCGCTGA